The Radiobacillus deserti genomic interval CAGATAATAGCTCTAATGTTCGATATACTGTGGCCAGACCAATTTCTGGTGCCTTTTCTTTCACAAGTAGGTAAACATCTTCCGCACTGAGATGATCTTCCTCCCGCTCCAACAGAACACGAACTGTCGCCTCTCGTTGTGGGGTTAATTTATAGCTTTGTGCATGAAGCTGCTTTTTTATCCGATCAATTCTATGTTCCATATGTCCGGTCCCTCCTACTAACTCCAATCCTATTATAAGCAGACGCGGAACCGGTGTCAAAGTAAAATTATTATAAACTGTTATTTATAATGATTATAATTTAAGTTTAATTATTATAAATCCATTTAATGACAAGCTGCATCGCCTCATTTGCGACGAACGATTCAATTAATGATGCTACGCCTACTACTAAGAAAAGTGCGAAAAAGAACGTTCCATACCGCATAAATAACGGAAGTAACGGTTGATGTAGCTTTTGGGAGAATAACTTGCGAAGAAGATTAATGGAAAAGATCATCGCTAAGCTACCTGCAATCAAATAAACCGGAATGATTAGAAGGTTTTGAGGGGCAATGGATGCAGTTGCCAACAATAACCCTTTCCATCCCATCTGATTAACAAAAAAGCCGACGGAGAAACCGACTACGATTCCTTTAATAAATAATAAAATCCAAATGATTGGCATCCCAATAACCGATAAACCGAGAACAAATAAAAGCAATAAATATTTAATATGGTAGAACAAGCTGCTTACGAAAATATCCTGATTATTTACATCAGGGCCCTCAAGCATCTTTCCAAAAAAGCGATCTAAATAGAAAAACAAATCTTGTTTTTGAACAAAATTCATACTGTTTACAATAACAGCACCGAATATAATTCCAATTAGAAATAATATAATCATGAAAAAATAAACGGCTGCGTGGTCTTTTATATGGTCTGCTGATACGGTTCGTTTTTTGTACACGGATATCCCCCATTCTGGTTCGAATATTGCTTGTTACTAGAATCTATGAGGAATATCAAAAAAATAGACCAGTATTTATAGAATTAAGAAGATATGTTTACTTTACCATAAATTCCACCACCACCAGCCGAGATGGAAAGCTTTCCTTTCCGCATCTTCATAATGGCGTCTACAATTTTAGAAGAGGCTATCTCGTTTAATTCTTCTTCTGTTCTATAGTGAAGAATATCCATTTCTGTACCATATCGTTGCAAAAGCTTTTCCAATGTTTTCTTTCCTAGTGTAGGAATATATTCCAATGGGACTTGATAGAAGTATTCTGGCCTCTCAGGAGAGGTTGTTGCCGTTTTTAACTCCTCAATTCGATCAGACACCCCTTTAATCATTTTGGAAGTGCCACAACTACACGTATCTTCTGAGCTGCTTCTTTGTTTTAAGCATTGTCCACAAACGGTTTTATGGTATTTTCCAAGTAACGGGTTTAAACCAAAGTTCTTTACCACTCTTCTCCCGTTTACTTGATGTAAAGCCCATTCCAATTCTTTAAAGGAAGGATGATCCATATACATTTCTTGATACTCTCTAGCAATTTTAGCAAGAGAGTGAGCATCAGAATTTGATAGATACGTATAACGGTGGAGCTCCGCGATAGCATCCGCCATTTTCGTGTCAGCGCTAAGTCCTAGTTCAATCCCATCAATCAAATCCGGATCGAAAACTTCTGTTAATGAAGCTTCTACCCCTTTACCGTATAAGCTTTTAAATGGGGTAAATACATGAGCTGGTATGAATAATCCACCTAATTCCTTTACCTTAAACTGAAGCTCCTTTCCTGTCCCATAGAACCGTTGCGAACTAAGATGAATATTGGTCATTCTATAGGATAACCAGTTGGAGAACGTCTCCATCTTCTCTATCGTTGGTAGGAACGCTAAAACATGAATAGGACCGTTACAATGCTCATCATAAATTTCGATTTCCGAACCTAGTAATAGCGTAACGTCTTCAAATTGAATGCCTCCGTCCTTCTTCTCATATGCCATTCCTTTTTGAATCAGATCATGAATCTCCTTTAAAACTTCTGGTGAATGACAGTCAATGATCCCAATCATGTGTATCCCTTTATGCCGGCTTGATTCTTTTAGAATATTGCTTAGGGTTAACGACTTCGAACCAGTGATTTTCACTGCTTTGCCAAGCCAGTTCCTCCCTATGTGTATATGTAGATCAACAAAGTAGGAATTCATTTCATCCATCCTTGTGCTTTTACATATTGAATAGCAAATGCTGTTTTAGCATCTTGAATCTTATGTTCTTTTTCTAATTGTTCCGCTTCTTCTAATGAACATTCCATTACCTCTACAAACTCATCCTCATCTAAATCCTTCTGCACTTCCAGTCGACTCAAATTACGTGCCGCATATATATGAATGATTTCATCCGCAAAACCTGGTGACGTATAAAAAGAAGTGATAAACTCTAAATGATCGGATGTGTATCCCGTTTCCTCTTCTAGCTCCCTCTTTGCACATGTCATTGGTTCTTCACCTGGTTCTAGTTTACCGGCTGGAATTTCGATAATACTTTTTTCTAATGGCTTTCTAAACTGCTCTACCATTACGATGTTTTGATCTTTTGTAATCGCAATTATCGCAACAGCCCCTGGATGCTTCACAATCTCTCTTTTGGACGTTTTACCATCTGGAAGCTCTACTTCATCTACTTGAACGTTAATAATCTTCCCTTGAAAAATTGGTGTGGTGTGTATTGTTTTTTCTTCAAGCCTTTTCACGTTCCATTCCTCCTACTCGCTTCTTATTGCCAACTGGCATAAGTCATTTCTGATTCGGTCTCTACTTTTCTACACTACCCATGCTAATCTTAACATAGCCAACTTATGAATCAGATATGTTGTGATTGAACGGAAATCTTTTTACAATAAGAGAAAAGATAGAAAGGAGATTTCTATGAAAAAAAATCAATTAGGTACTTCTGAATTATTTGTTTCTGAAGTCGCATTAGGTTGTATGAGCTTAGGGACGGATGAACAAAAAGCAAAAGCTGTGATAGATGAAGCACTAGAACAAGGCATTAACTATTTAGATACCGCTGATTTGTATGACAAAGGATTAAATGAAGAAATAGTTGGAAAAGCAATAAAAGATAGAAGACAGGACATAGTCTTGGCAACAAAAGTCGGAAACCATTTAAAAGAAGATGGGACATGGTATTGGGATCCTTCGAAAGAATACATAAAAAACCAAGTGAAAGAAAGCTTACGAAGACTTGGAACAGACTATATTGACTTGTATCAGTTACATGGAGGGACGATAGAAGACCCAATCGATGAAACTATTGAAGCATTTGAAGAATTAACGAAAGAAGGCACCGTGCGTTATTACGGTATTTCCTCCATTCGCCCAAATGTAATTCGAACCTACGTAGAAAAATCGAATATCGTCAGTGTGATGATGCAATATAGCTTGTTAGATCGCCGTCCTGAGGAGGAAGTACTCGATTTACTCCATCAGCATTCCATTAGTGTTGTAGCACGTGGTCCAATGGGAAAAGGAATGCTGGCTAATCATGGAAAAGAAATCGTGCAAGCGAAAGGCCAAAAAGGCTACCTAGACTATTCCTATGACGAGTTGGTTGGGATTATTGAGGAATTGCAATCGTTTGACCAACCAGCCTCTTCTTTAGCAATACGATACGTGCTACATCACCCTGCGGTAGCAAGTGCTGTCTTTGGTGCAAGTTCTGTTGAACAGCTGGTGGAAAATCTAACGTATCAAGACATAAGAGTAACAGAAAACGAAGTTCAAAGGTTGCAACAAATAACGAAGCCAATTGTGTATCAACAGCACCGTTAATTAAAGAAGAAATCCGAACTTATTGGATTCTAAGTTCGGATTTCTAATCTTTGACTAACCAGTCACTTGAATTTTTGCCAATCTTGATCACTTTCTTCCAAAAGCTCTTCAAAGCTTTTATTGGCTTCTTTTCGTTTTCTTTCTTCAATTCTCTTTTTTCGAGCTTCTTCTTGTTCCATTTCTTGTTGTTTCGATAGTTCTTTTTTTTCTTTGCTGGAGTTTTTCAAGTATGCTTGCATTCAACGAATCCTTTAAGGACGGTTGACTTGAAGACTCCTGATTCTTTTTCCCCATTTAGATCTGAACCTCCATAAATAGAGAGTTTTTTGGAATAAACCCATTTAGCATTCCACTTGGACTATTTAATCGAAAGCGTTGGTTGTTATAGTCCAATGTCATATCTTGTTCTAGAAATACAGAATCCTTAGGATGAACAAAAACCGGGAACTCCTTACATGTAACGGCTGTTAATCGTTTTTGGATCAACGGCATTCAAGCGAATGGACGGAATACCATTAACTGCACAGCCGCAGTCATCTGTATCATAAACGATAACCAGCACTTCGTCTGACTGTTTATGAGATTGAATTTCGTTCAATGCGGTTTCTGTTAATGTTATTTGCATCGGTCATCCCCCCTACTTTCTATTGAATTGTTTCCGAAGTACTTTTTCAACAAGGCTTGGGAAAACTTGATAAAACCTACTTCCAACGTCCATCCACTTCGGCATATTTATTTCTCTTTTCTTGGAAAAAAGATGTGCAACTACTTTTTTTGCAACATTATCTGGATGCAACATCATATATTACTAACTGATTTCTGGTAGGTACCAGATGGATCTGCAACATGAAAGAAATTTGTTGCTACTGGACCTAAATTTACACTTGTTACATAGATGCCGTAATCTTCTACTTCGAGACGAAGTGCGTTCGAGAAACCGATAACCGCATGCTTTGTAGCTGCGTAAGATGCAGACTTTGGTGTGGAAATTTTCCCAGCCTGTGAAGCAATGTTCACAATATGTCCCGCACGGTTCGAGATGAAATGTGGAAGCAATTGCTGGATTCCTTGGATCAAAGCAAATACATTTAAACGAAACATGTTTTCCGTATCTTCCCATTTGGATTCTTCTTCTACTTTATCGAATATACCAAATCCAGCATTATTAATGATAGCATCAATCCTTGGCACATCAGAAATCATTTTATTCAGTGCCGATTTCCAAGCATTCAAATCTAGTAAATCTGCTTTATATATACGACAGTCGATTGAATATAACTCTTTCAGTTCTGTTTGGAGGTTGGTTAGCTTTTCTTCAGACCGTGCTGTTAATAAGAGATTCCCACCTTGACTAGCTATTTGATGGGCTAATCGTTCTCCTATCCCACTAGATGCCCCTGTTACAATAATCGTTTTATCTTTTAATGTCATACCTTCCTACTTCCTTTCAACTCTTACTATATCTAAAAAGTGACGCAATCGTTTTTTTTAGCAGGAATGGAAGCTTTTCAAAACTATACGTTAATTCCAAACGTTCCGTCCATTGATGAGGATCTTTTCCTAGTGGGCCAACGTTTAGAATAGGCATACTGATTTCTTTCATGATTTCTACCGGAAGTTCATACCCTTTACCTTGAATAGGTAAATCCTTCATTAATGGATCCAAAGACTGTGCTGTAGAGCTTGGTCCGATAAAACTTAAATCCGATAATCCAGGAAAGAATTCTACAGCTTCCAATTCCACATCGTATGACTCTTTTGCATATTGGGTAAGTTCCTTTACTACGATCTCAATCAATGGATCTTGATGAGAAGATACTGAAGGATAAAAAGGTGGACTGTAAAACAAGATAATCATTGGTGCTAAATCCTTACATAAGGAAGCCACATCTTGCACAAGTATAGTGGAGAAATCACGATCTCCTTGTGTCCGTTGGTTAACTAGTAAATCATGCCTTCTCTTTATTTCAGTCTCCCCATATCGGGCCTTAGCAATATCAATAAGCTCCTGATAAGTCATCACCTTAACCGAAAAAGTTGGTTTAGAAAATGCCGATGCATATTGGGCATAGCTTTCCACTTTCTGATTAAAATGCTGTTCAATGTTCTTAGCAGCTTCGGTTGCCGCATGCATTAATTTTTGGTTTATCTCCTCAACGGTTTGCTTTAAATATAAGAGATTATACATCGTTACGGCAGAAGTCGGAGTCTGAACAGAGTATTCTTCCTTCAAGTCACGTTGCATTAGACTAACTGGAGGTGGAGTAACCTCTTCTCCAACTGCTTCAATAAATGTCTCACTCAACTCGAGCTTTTGTGCTAAGTAGCTAATCATCAAGTTGGCATTAAGTCCAGCAAACGGTTCACCAACATGAGTCTCTTTTCCATAACAAAAGAACCCTGGCAATAGCTTACCAATCGATCCGGTATAAATATAATAGGAAGGATCACCTGGATATTTACTAAACATCGGTTCACCGTTTAAACAAGCGATATAACTTAGTGATTCTTTCCGCTTTATTTTCTGGAGTACAGGTAATGCGGTTATCATACCGTGGGAATTCACTTCTTCATCGGGGACAGTGACAAGAAGGAGATTCCCATCAAATTCACCCTGCATGGCCTGTTCTAGCATGGAAAGGTGTAAAGCCAAACCTGCCTTCATGTCCATTGTACCACGACCGAATATCCATTCGCCTTGTTCGAGATCTCGTTGAACAAGCGGCGGAAGCTCCTTCTTATTTTTAAGAAAAGCCTTCGTTAGTTCTTCTGGGTGAAAGGCTAGATTTCGGTATGGTCCGTAATCTTCAATACCAACAACATCGAAGTGACTGAGTAATACGACCGTGTTTTTGGAATTATTGTTCTTTACTAATGCTGTTAATAACTGTCGACCATCATGTAAGGGATGAAGTTCTAGATGCTCGGAATGCTGTTGAAAATATGGTAAAGTCTCTAAAAGGCTGTACACGTATTCTGGTAAATCAATTTCTGCTTCCGTTCCTGTAATGCTTGGATATTGTACAAGTGAATAGAGTAAATCCGTAAGTTCCTCTTTTGATTGCCATTTCTGCATCGGTCAAACATCCCCTTCCAAATTGACTTTTCTGTTAAAATGTACCACAATCAATGCAGGAAAGTAAGCTGAGAGGTGAAACGATTGACGACTAAAATTTTTGCTCATCGAGGAGCAAGTAAAGTTGCGCCGGAAAATACAATGGCCGCATTCAAGCTCGCCTATGACATGCATGCTGAAGGAATTGAAACAGATGTTCAATTAACGAAAGACAATATCCCTGTGCTCATTCACGATGAAAACGTACGTAGAACGACAAACGGAACCGGTTTCGTCCAAGACTACACATTAGAGGAGCTTAAACAATTAGATGCAGGGTCTTGGTTTTCCGAGAAATATGAAGGAGAAACAATCCCTACCTTAGATGAATTCCTTACTTGGATCCAGGATAAACCTTTACGATTAAATTTAGAACTAAAAAACAATGTGATTGATTACAAGGATTTAGAGAAAATTGTCTATGATCGACTGGTAGCTTTTGATTTAATTCCTCGAACCGTCATATCTAGTTTTAGTTCCGAAAGTATTAAACGATTTAAAGAGATTTCTAGCGACTTAGCTACAGCTTGGTTAACTTCTAATAAAATTCGTTTTCTGATACCGTTTACGAAAAGCTTAGGTGCAAACCGACTTCATGCTAAATATACTTTATTAAACAAGCGTCTCGTAAAAAAATGTCATCAAAACGATTTAGAACTGGCTATCTATACCGTAAATCGTCCGAATCAAATGAATCGGTGCTTTCAATTAGGTTGTGATACAATTTTTACAGATGTTCCTGACATTGCACTACTAGAAAGGAACAAATAATTAATTGGTAGAAGGATGAAGATACATTGGTAACAAAACTATTTAGTCCCATTACCTTTAAAGACGTTACATTAAAAAATAGAATTGTCATGTCCCCGATGTGCATGTATGCTTGTGAACCAGAAGACGGTACGATACAACCGTTCCATGTGACACACTATGAATCGAGAGCTATTGGTCAAGCTGGATTAGTAATGTTAGAAGCAACAGCTGTTCAACCTGAAGGTCGAATCAGCTCTCGTGATTTAGGGATCTGGGATGATAATCATATAGAAGGCCTAGCAATGGTTAATGAGCGGATACATGCTCATCAAGCGAAGAGTGCGATTCAGCTAGCACATGCTGGAAGGAAGGCGACTATTTCCGGTGACATATTCGCCCCAAGCGCTATACCTTTTAACGAACAATACCAAACACCTAAAGAAATGTCTAAAGAGCACATTACGGAAACCGTGCAAGCATTCAAGAATGCGGCAGTCCGTTCAAAAAAAGCTGGCTTCGACATTATAGAGATTCATGGAGCACATGGATACCTTATTAATCAGTTTCTCTCCCCACTTACGAATCAACGTAACGACGTATATGGTGGCACACGAGAAAATCGATTTCGCTTCTTAAAAGAAATTATAGAAGAGGTAAACACCGTGTGGGAAGGTCCAATCTTTGTTCGTTTATCCGTTAATGAATATGATCCAAACGGAAATCAGATGGAAGACTTTATTTACTTCTCTTCCGAGTTAATAAAACAAAACGTAGCTCTTATAGACTGCAGCTCAGGTGGTGTGATTCCCGCACCTGTAAAAGCTTATCCAGGCTACCAAGTTCCTCTAGCAGAAACAATAAAGCAACAAACACCGATTTATACAGGAGCCGTTGGACTTATTACGACCGGAATTCAAGCAGAAGAAATTTTGCAAAATAACCGTGCAGATCTTATTTTTCTAGCCCGCGTCCTTTTGCGTAATCCATATTGGGCAAAACAAGCTGCCGATGAACTTAAGGTGGAGCTAAACGCCCCTATTCCATACGAACGAGGTTGGAAATAATGGATATACGCTTTTTAGGAACCGGGGCAGGTCTCCCTTCCAAACAACGTAATGTCACGTCTATCGCTTTAGAACTCCTTCCTGAGAATGGTTCTGTTTGGCTGTTTGATTGTGGAGAAGCTACGCAGCATCAGATTCTACATACAAATATAAAACCAAGAAAAATCAATAAAATATTTATTACCCATCTGCATGGCGACCACATATTCGGTTTACCAGGATTATTGAGCAGTCGGTCATTTCAAGATGGGCATACTCCTCTTACCATTTATGGACCAACTGGTGTGAAAGAATATGTAGAAACAAGTTTAGCCATAAGTCAAACGAAGCTCCGTTATCCACTATACGTGGAGGAACTAACGGAAGGTGTACTATTTGAGGATGAACAATTCACGGTAAGCTGTAAGCTAGTGGAGCATGGTATCCCTAGCTATGGATTTACCGTTCAAGAAAAAGATAAGCCGGGTCAGCTTCAACCGGAAAAATTGCGTGCATGTGGATTTCCACCAGGACCTCTCTATCAACAGATAAAGCAAAATGAGTCGATAACGTTAGAAAATGGAGAGGTTCTTTATCGAAAAGATTTCATAGGTCCCGATATTCCTGGAAGAAAAGTCAGTATTATCGGGGATACTAGATATGTAGAGGAGTTGGCTTCATTTGTCGAGCATTCCGATGTTCTTGTTCATGAAGCGACCTTTTCAAACGATGATGAGCAGCACGCATATGATTATTTCCATTCCACTACTATGCAAGCAGCTAAACTGGCACAGAATGCAAATGTAACAAAACTTGTGTTAACCCATATTTCTTCACGATATCAAGAAACGGACAGCTTGCTTAATGAAGCTAAATCTATTTTTCAAGCTACGGAAATAGCACATGACTTTTCTGTCTTTTCTGTTCGGGAAAACAAAAACACCTAACCTCTTTTTTGAGTGGTTAGGTGTTTATTTCTGGTAATCATCCAAAAAGTCTTTTTGAAAGCTTGTTTTTGGCTGATGTCCGTCTTCAATATGGATTGCTTGAAACGGGTTTTTTCCGTATTTTTCCGTTAGTTTATCTATCGCTTGGTATAGTCCTTCCTTACTCGCTTCTTGTTCATACGTAAATAAATCTAACTGATGAACAACTTCCTTTCTCTCCGCTACATCCTGGAGAGTTACACCTAAAAGTCGTACTGGTTCCCCACTCCAGTTTTTCTCGAAAAGATCCATACTTATGTTAAAAATATCGTCCTCTTTCGAAATGAAATCAGGTAACTTCATGCTTCTCGTCACCGTTTTACGATCATAATAACGAATTGTAATTTGTACAGTTTGTCCTAAGGCTTGCTTTCGATTTAACCTTCTTTCCACATTTCGAGACAGCTTACGGAACAGCTTTTTAATTTCGTCATCTTCAACTGTATCATGTGGAAGTGTTTCAGAACTACCAATGCTTTTGAATTCATGAATTGCATCAGGATCAACCGGACTTGGATCAATTCCATTTGCACGATTTTTTAGTCGCTCCCCATTAACTCCTAGGAGACTTTTTAGTTGATATGTGTCCATTCGAACTAAATCACCGATCGTATTCACATCAATTAGCCTTAACTTTTCTGCAGTTTTGGATCCAACACCGTACATTTCACCAATGGGTAACGGCCATAGCTTCGATGGTAAATCCCGTTTTCGCAATACTGTAATTCCCATAGGCTTCTTCATATCGGAAGCCATTTTCGCCAAAAATTTGTTGGGAGCAATCCCAATACTGCAAGGCAGGTCCAGCTCTTTGTTAACTCGGCTTTGTATCGATTCTGCAATGTCCAGCGGTGAACCTTGGTCTTCACATTCTGTGACATCCATATATC includes:
- the spoIIM gene encoding stage II sporulation protein M, which codes for MYKKRTVSADHIKDHAAVYFFMIILFLIGIIFGAVIVNSMNFVQKQDLFFYLDRFFGKMLEGPDVNNQDIFVSSLFYHIKYLLLLFVLGLSVIGMPIIWILLFIKGIVVGFSVGFFVNQMGWKGLLLATASIAPQNLLIIPVYLIAGSLAMIFSINLLRKLFSQKLHQPLLPLFMRYGTFFFALFLVVGVASLIESFVANEAMQLVIKWIYNN
- a CDS encoding endonuclease Q family protein; translation: MNSYFVDLHIHIGRNWLGKAVKITGSKSLTLSNILKESSRHKGIHMIGIIDCHSPEVLKEIHDLIQKGMAYEKKDGGIQFEDVTLLLGSEIEIYDEHCNGPIHVLAFLPTIEKMETFSNWLSYRMTNIHLSSQRFYGTGKELQFKVKELGGLFIPAHVFTPFKSLYGKGVEASLTEVFDPDLIDGIELGLSADTKMADAIAELHRYTYLSNSDAHSLAKIAREYQEMYMDHPSFKELEWALHQVNGRRVVKNFGLNPLLGKYHKTVCGQCLKQRSSSEDTCSCGTSKMIKGVSDRIEELKTATTSPERPEYFYQVPLEYIPTLGKKTLEKLLQRYGTEMDILHYRTEEELNEIASSKIVDAIMKMRKGKLSISAGGGGIYGKVNISS
- a CDS encoding NUDIX domain-containing protein is translated as MKRLEEKTIHTTPIFQGKIINVQVDEVELPDGKTSKREIVKHPGAVAIIAITKDQNIVMVEQFRKPLEKSIIEIPAGKLEPGEEPMTCAKRELEEETGYTSDHLEFITSFYTSPGFADEIIHIYAARNLSRLEVQKDLDEDEFVEVMECSLEEAEQLEKEHKIQDAKTAFAIQYVKAQGWMK
- a CDS encoding aldo/keto reductase; translated protein: MKKNQLGTSELFVSEVALGCMSLGTDEQKAKAVIDEALEQGINYLDTADLYDKGLNEEIVGKAIKDRRQDIVLATKVGNHLKEDGTWYWDPSKEYIKNQVKESLRRLGTDYIDLYQLHGGTIEDPIDETIEAFEELTKEGTVRYYGISSIRPNVIRTYVEKSNIVSVMMQYSLLDRRPEEEVLDLLHQHSISVVARGPMGKGMLANHGKEIVQAKGQKGYLDYSYDELVGIIEELQSFDQPASSLAIRYVLHHPAVASAVFGASSVEQLVENLTYQDIRVTENEVQRLQQITKPIVYQQHR
- a CDS encoding YqkE family protein — translated: MQAYLKNSSKEKKELSKQQEMEQEEARKKRIEERKRKEANKSFEELLEESDQDWQKFK
- a CDS encoding iron-sulfur cluster biosynthesis family protein, whose protein sequence is MPLIQKRLTAVTCKEFPVFVHPKDSVFLEQDMTLDYNNQRFRLNSPSGMLNGFIPKNSLFMEVQI
- a CDS encoding iron-sulfur cluster biosynthesis family protein, with product MQITLTETALNEIQSHKQSDEVLVIVYDTDDCGCAVNGIPSIRLNAVDPKTINSRYM
- a CDS encoding SDR family NAD(P)-dependent oxidoreductase, translating into MTLKDKTIIVTGASSGIGERLAHQIASQGGNLLLTARSEEKLTNLQTELKELYSIDCRIYKADLLDLNAWKSALNKMISDVPRIDAIINNAGFGIFDKVEEESKWEDTENMFRLNVFALIQGIQQLLPHFISNRAGHIVNIASQAGKISTPKSASYAATKHAVIGFSNALRLEVEDYGIYVTSVNLGPVATNFFHVADPSGTYQKSVSNI
- a CDS encoding M20/M25/M40 family metallo-hydrolase; this encodes MQKWQSKEELTDLLYSLVQYPSITGTEAEIDLPEYVYSLLETLPYFQQHSEHLELHPLHDGRQLLTALVKNNNSKNTVVLLSHFDVVGIEDYGPYRNLAFHPEELTKAFLKNKKELPPLVQRDLEQGEWIFGRGTMDMKAGLALHLSMLEQAMQGEFDGNLLLVTVPDEEVNSHGMITALPVLQKIKRKESLSYIACLNGEPMFSKYPGDPSYYIYTGSIGKLLPGFFCYGKETHVGEPFAGLNANLMISYLAQKLELSETFIEAVGEEVTPPPVSLMQRDLKEEYSVQTPTSAVTMYNLLYLKQTVEEINQKLMHAATEAAKNIEQHFNQKVESYAQYASAFSKPTFSVKVMTYQELIDIAKARYGETEIKRRHDLLVNQRTQGDRDFSTILVQDVASLCKDLAPMIILFYSPPFYPSVSSHQDPLIEIVVKELTQYAKESYDVELEAVEFFPGLSDLSFIGPSSTAQSLDPLMKDLPIQGKGYELPVEIMKEISMPILNVGPLGKDPHQWTERLELTYSFEKLPFLLKKTIASLFRYSKS
- a CDS encoding glycerophosphodiester phosphodiesterase codes for the protein MTTKIFAHRGASKVAPENTMAAFKLAYDMHAEGIETDVQLTKDNIPVLIHDENVRRTTNGTGFVQDYTLEELKQLDAGSWFSEKYEGETIPTLDEFLTWIQDKPLRLNLELKNNVIDYKDLEKIVYDRLVAFDLIPRTVISSFSSESIKRFKEISSDLATAWLTSNKIRFLIPFTKSLGANRLHAKYTLLNKRLVKKCHQNDLELAIYTVNRPNQMNRCFQLGCDTIFTDVPDIALLERNK
- the namA gene encoding NADPH dehydrogenase NamA, with the protein product MVTKLFSPITFKDVTLKNRIVMSPMCMYACEPEDGTIQPFHVTHYESRAIGQAGLVMLEATAVQPEGRISSRDLGIWDDNHIEGLAMVNERIHAHQAKSAIQLAHAGRKATISGDIFAPSAIPFNEQYQTPKEMSKEHITETVQAFKNAAVRSKKAGFDIIEIHGAHGYLINQFLSPLTNQRNDVYGGTRENRFRFLKEIIEEVNTVWEGPIFVRLSVNEYDPNGNQMEDFIYFSSELIKQNVALIDCSSGGVIPAPVKAYPGYQVPLAETIKQQTPIYTGAVGLITTGIQAEEILQNNRADLIFLARVLLRNPYWAKQAADELKVELNAPIPYERGWK
- the rnz gene encoding ribonuclease Z, whose protein sequence is MDIRFLGTGAGLPSKQRNVTSIALELLPENGSVWLFDCGEATQHQILHTNIKPRKINKIFITHLHGDHIFGLPGLLSSRSFQDGHTPLTIYGPTGVKEYVETSLAISQTKLRYPLYVEELTEGVLFEDEQFTVSCKLVEHGIPSYGFTVQEKDKPGQLQPEKLRACGFPPGPLYQQIKQNESITLENGEVLYRKDFIGPDIPGRKVSIIGDTRYVEELASFVEHSDVLVHEATFSNDDEQHAYDYFHSTTMQAAKLAQNANVTKLVLTHISSRYQETDSLLNEAKSIFQATEIAHDFSVFSVRENKNT
- a CDS encoding DNA polymerase IV; translation: MSKWYPKSGRVIFHVDMNSFYASVEAAYDPSLKGKPLAIAGNPEERRGIVVTSSYEARKKGVKTTMPLWEARKLCPDLIVMRPNFDRYRRASKEIFKILSDVTPYIQPVSIDEGYMDVTECEDQGSPLDIAESIQSRVNKELDLPCSIGIAPNKFLAKMASDMKKPMGITVLRKRDLPSKLWPLPIGEMYGVGSKTAEKLRLIDVNTIGDLVRMDTYQLKSLLGVNGERLKNRANGIDPSPVDPDAIHEFKSIGSSETLPHDTVEDDEIKKLFRKLSRNVERRLNRKQALGQTVQITIRYYDRKTVTRSMKLPDFISKEDDIFNISMDLFEKNWSGEPVRLLGVTLQDVAERKEVVHQLDLFTYEQEASKEGLYQAIDKLTEKYGKNPFQAIHIEDGHQPKTSFQKDFLDDYQK